A single region of the Dromaius novaehollandiae isolate bDroNov1 chromosome 27, bDroNov1.hap1, whole genome shotgun sequence genome encodes:
- the SYCP1 gene encoding synaptonemal complex protein 1, whose protein sequence is MEKEKPFKLFVPPRLSGGQVSAVKPQASARVAGLGQGFNKCPGDDFNLPFVMTSTPNHGEITDSDAISQQVKLWSEIDEESVETMNELYSKLYKEAEKIKRWKVTVESELKQKERKLQENRKVIEAQRKAIQELQFENEKLSLKLEDEICENKDLLKENSASRHMCNLLKETCTHFTEKSTKYEHEREETRQLYVELNNNIERMIMAFEELRVQAENTRLEMCFKLKEEAEKVDKFEKEHKLEVNMKEKQISVLTIQNGEKDDVIRDIKTQLQESKSKIADLEETTRHEGEMLKESQINQDRLRAELEEAKVSLQKTETIQKSLETELQTAVKALIQVTGEKEAQMEECKEAKALHASMVDEFETSISNFKSLLEKEQNRLKKYEDESKLLTLELKKKSAELEEMTKLKCDKEMQLEELSETLEKVQGLLVKKKYLETTVEKLQEREKEMKNILQVREKEIHDLKVQLTGTVEKKETCLKQLMTLNADLEQEMLKNEQLTVDFNKLLLEKEQIAQEKSHIAAELKKLQEGHEDNRKKEENTKKLLENLEEENGQLRNELESLKEKMAKGEEIKSKLHESEENTRSIENEMSRKEKQLKILENKLNNLKKQVENKTKYIEEMQQENKVLKKKITAESKKTSLYEGKVNKLQLEIENVNKQHKETVDIYQKEIEAKKLTEDKLLEEVEKMRLLVDETTVIQKETDIRCQHKIAEMVALMEKHKHQYDKMVEEKDTELKLLKIKEHEQSSEKRSLESELSCLKSELSSLKEHLKAEIEEKENLAKEPPKNTLPEKEKKHKKIQTHFSETPKLHLDLDSASINSKKKLSPNYIPTKVNIMENKEMTPSASAKSTLCSPSLKTYVVKTPPICKLQSESTNLLSEGCMRKKQKVLLQLDTQSDSSEHSDLLSIVSEEEIFKKLYKDYPQASQLCAMTPKKKPTTSNLKTPGSALKITSMRKMREAGWTAVSKMDRKRKMKEAEKLFA, encoded by the exons atggaaaaggaaaagccatttAAGTTGTTCGTGCCGCCGCGTCTGAGCGGTGGCCAGGTGTCTGCAGTCAAGCCGCAGGCCAGCGCTCGGGTCGCGGGGCTCGGTCAG GGTTTTAACAAATGTCCAGGTGATGATTTTAATTTGCCCTTTGTAATGACAAGTACACCGAACCATGGTGAAATCACTGATTCAG ATGCGATTTCACAGCAAGTAAAACTTTGGTCTGAGATAGATGAAGAG AGTGTAGAAACAATGAATGAATTGTATTCAAAACTCTACAAAGAGGCTGAGAAGATCAAGCGATGGAAGGTAACTGTAGAATCAGAACtgaagcagaaagagagaaaattgcAAGAAAATAGAAAGGTTATTGAAGCACAGCGTAAAGCCATTCAAGAATTGCAG TTTGAAAACGAAAAGCTGAGTTTAAAACTTGAAGATGAGATATGTGAAAATAAAGATCTTTTAAAAGA aAACAGTGCTTCAAGGCATATGTGTAATCTGCTCAAGGAGACCTGTACTCATTTCACAGAGAAGTCCACAAAAT ATGaacatgaaagagaagaaacaagacAACTATATGTGGAACTTAATAACAACATTGAA AGAATGATAATGGCATTTGAAGAACTTCGTGTGCAAGCAGAGAACACCAGACTGGAGATGTGCTTCAAAT TaaaagaagaagcagaaaaagtgGACAAGTTTGAAAAAGAACACAAACTGGAAGTCAATATGAAGGAAAAACAG ATTTCAGTTTTGACCATACAGAATGGTGAAAAAGATGATGTAATAAGAGATATCAAAACTCAATTGCAGGAATCAAAAAGTAAGATTGCTGACTTAGAAGAAACAACAA GACATGAAGGGGAAATGTTAAAGGAATCCCAGATCAATCAGGATCGTTTGAGGGCAGAACTGGAAGAAGCTAAAGTTTCATTGCAAAAAACAGAG aCTATTCAGAAGAGCTTAGAAACTGAATTGCAGACTGCAGTGAAAGCATTAATTCAGGTCACTGGAGAAAAAGAAGCACAGATGGAAGAATGTAAAGAAGCTAAAGCTTTGCATGCCTCCATGGTAGATGAATTTGAAACTTCTATTTCCAATTTCAAAAGTTTgctggaaaaagaacaaaatag ATTGAAGAAATATGAAGATGAGTCAAAACTGCTTACCTTGGAGCTCAAAAAGAAGTCTGCTGAACTAG AAGAGATGACTAAATTAAAGTGTGACAAAGAAATGCAACTTGAAGAGCTGTCAGAAACACTG GAAAAAGTTCAAGGACTTTTGGTGAAGAAGAAGTATCTTGAGACTACTGTTGAAAAattgcaggagagagaaaaagaaatgaaaaatattctccaAGTTAGAGAG aaggaAATACATGATCTGAAAGTACAGCTGACTGGTacagttgaaaaaaaagaaacttgtttaAAACAGCTTATGACACTGAATGCAGATCTTGAACAAGAGAT GCTAAAGAATGAGCAACTAACGGTGGATTTCAATAAgcttttattagaaaaagaacaaatagcaCAGGAGAAAAGTCATATAGCTGCAGAACTCAAGAAACTTCAAGAAGGTCATGAG gataatagaaaaaaagaagaaaatacaaagaagttATTAGAAAACCTGGAAGAAGAAAATGGCCAGTTAAG AAATGAACTGGAGTCTTTGAAGGAGAAGATGGCAAAGGGTGAAGAGATTAAAAGTAAACTGCatgaaagtgaagaaaat ACTAGAAGtattgaaaatgaaatgtcaagaaaggaaaagcagttaAAGATTTTAGAAAATAAG TTGAATAATTTAAAGAAACAGgtggaaaataaaaccaaatacatTGAAGAGATGCAACAGGAG aataaggtgctgaaaaagaaaattactgcagaaagcaagaaaacaagccTTTATGAAGGGAAG GTGAATAAATTACAGTTAGAGATAGAAAATGTGAACAAGCAACATAAGGAAACAGTTGACATCTATCAAAAAGAAATTGAAGCAAAAAAACTAACTGAAGATAAACTTCTTGAAGAG GTAGAAAAGATGAGGTTACTGGTTGATGAAACAACAGTAATACAGAAAGAAACCGATATACGATGTCAACACAAGATTGCTGAAATGGTAGCACTTATGGAAAAGCACAAG cacCAATATGATAAAATGGTTgaagaaaaagatacagaattAAAACTTCTTAAGATAAAAGAGCATGAGCAGTCATCAGAAAAAAGATCCTTG GAAAGTGAGTTATCGTGTTTGAAAAGTGAACTGTCATCCCTTAAGGAACACCTTAAAGCAGAAAttgaagaaaag GAGAATCTTGCAAAAGAACCCCCCAAAAACACacttcctgaaaaagaaaagaaacacaag aaaatacagaCTCACTTTTCTGAGACTCCTAAACTTCATTTAGATCTGGACTCTGCATCtatcaattcaaaaaaaaaattatctccaaATTATATTCCTACAAAAGtcaacataatggaaaataaagaaatgactccttcagcatctgcaaaaagTACTTTGTGCAGTCCATCATTAAAG acaTATGTTGTAAAGACTCCCCCAATATGTAAGCTACAAAGTGAAAGCACAAATCTGCTTTCAGAAGGGTgtatgaggaaaaagcaaaaagtgcTTCTACAGCTGGATACTCAGTCAGATAGCTCTGAACACAGTGACCTCCTG agcaTAGTCTCAgaagaagaaatctttaaaaaattatacAAAGATTATCCTCAAGCTTCACAGTTATGTGCTATGACACCAAAAAAG AAACCAACAACATCAAACCTAAAAACTCCAGGCTCTGCACTGAAAATTACAAGTATGAGAAAAATGCGAGAGGCTGGATGGACTGCAGTTTCTAAAatggacaggaaaagaaaaatgaaagaagctgaaaaactCTTTGCTTGA